Proteins from a genomic interval of Granulicella sp. L56:
- a CDS encoding class IV adenylate cyclase yields the protein MQSAEIELKFPISDPAALQARLPQLGFHLDTPRTFEHNTLYDTPTRDLRAKKQLLRIRQYGELCTVTHKRQPDRASIDTTRYKIRIETETTVADGPALSEIFQQLGYAPVFTYEKFRTEWSHNPERSAHLVIDETPIGNYVELEGPPEWIDRTLAELKIDSATCITDSYGTLFLNWKQRTGSPAEDLTFAAISTPVLTPR from the coding sequence ATGCAAAGCGCAGAGATCGAACTCAAATTCCCCATCTCCGATCCCGCCGCACTTCAGGCCCGTCTTCCCCAACTTGGCTTCCATCTCGACACACCACGCACCTTCGAGCACAACACCCTCTACGACACGCCCACCCGCGACCTCCGCGCAAAAAAACAGCTCCTTCGCATCCGCCAGTACGGTGAACTCTGTACCGTCACCCACAAGCGCCAGCCTGATCGTGCCTCCATCGACACCACCCGCTACAAGATCCGCATCGAGACCGAAACCACCGTCGCCGACGGCCCCGCACTCTCTGAGATCTTCCAGCAACTCGGCTACGCTCCTGTCTTTACCTACGAAAAGTTTCGGACCGAGTGGTCCCACAACCCCGAACGCTCCGCCCATCTCGTCATCGACGAGACCCCTATCGGCAACTACGTCGAGCTCGAAGGCCCTCCCGAATGGATCGACCGAACTCTCGCCGAGCTGAAGATCGACTCCGCCACCTGCATCACCGACAGCTACGGCACGCTCTTCCTCAACTGGAAGCAGCGCACCGGCAGCCCCGCCGAAGACCTCACCTTCGCCGCTATCTCTACCCCGGTCCTCACTCCCCGCTAA
- a CDS encoding L-threonylcarbamoyladenylate synthase, with translation MTLRLQPSEVEQAAKILREGGTVAFPTETVYGLGANALDEAAIAKIFAAKARPSWDPLIVHVSDQKMLAKVAISTPQAHNLIQRFWPGPLTLLLPRTPEVPDAITAGRPLIGVRMPSHPLALALIRAAGVPIAAPSANRFGHTSPTTADHVLEDLDGRIDAILDGGPTTVGVESTVLDPNQSPMLIYRPGAITPEMIEQVAGPVRIFQPIAAQQENPASLPSPGVGIRHYAPRAKLILVTSEEELHQQEERHAGEKIGVLLPQGWTLKPSTEVFPWASWEDGEALAQRLFAGLRDLDTRGVTTILCPLPEASGVGLAIRDRLEKAARTK, from the coding sequence ATGACACTTCGCCTTCAACCCTCCGAGGTCGAGCAAGCCGCAAAGATCCTTCGCGAAGGCGGCACAGTGGCCTTCCCCACCGAAACCGTCTACGGCCTCGGAGCCAACGCGCTAGACGAAGCAGCCATAGCAAAAATCTTCGCTGCCAAAGCCCGCCCTTCTTGGGACCCTCTGATCGTCCACGTCAGCGATCAAAAGATGCTAGCAAAGGTAGCTATATCAACACCTCAAGCACATAATCTCATCCAACGCTTTTGGCCGGGCCCGCTAACACTGCTCCTGCCGCGAACCCCAGAAGTTCCCGACGCAATCACCGCCGGAAGACCTCTGATCGGCGTGCGAATGCCATCGCATCCGCTCGCGCTCGCCCTCATTCGCGCCGCCGGAGTTCCCATCGCCGCGCCCAGCGCCAACCGCTTCGGACACACCAGTCCAACCACAGCCGATCACGTCCTCGAAGACCTCGACGGCCGCATCGACGCCATCCTCGACGGCGGCCCAACAACAGTCGGAGTCGAATCCACCGTCCTCGATCCTAACCAAAGCCCCATGCTGATCTATCGCCCCGGAGCGATCACACCCGAGATGATCGAGCAGGTCGCCGGCCCCGTTCGCATCTTCCAACCCATCGCTGCCCAGCAGGAAAATCCAGCCAGCCTTCCCTCACCCGGCGTTGGAATCCGTCACTACGCGCCTCGCGCAAAGCTCATCCTCGTAACCAGCGAAGAGGAGTTGCACCAGCAGGAAGAACGGCACGCAGGAGAAAAAATCGGAGTTCTGCTCCCGCAAGGCTGGACACTAAAGCCTTCCACAGAAGTCTTCCCTTGGGCCTCGTGGGAAGACGGAGAAGCCTTGGCCCAGCGTCTCTTCGCTGGCCTGCGCGACCTCGACACCCGCGGCGTCACCACCATCCTCTGTCCGCTACCCGAAGCCAGCGGAGTCGGCCTCGCCATCCGCGACCGCCTCGAAAAAGCGGCGCGCACCAAGTAG
- a CDS encoding VOC family protein, which translates to MKMQRREVLGVLTAAAGSALLPGSFAVAEPTATTKAPAKESVTGIGGFFFRAHDPKALAQWYQDHLGIFVTPQSKDDPVWNQQAGPTSFTPFSEKTKYFGDDTKQWMINFRVGDLDKMAAQLEAAGIAVKVDPMAYPYGRFARLHDPEGNAIELWQPLNAANAK; encoded by the coding sequence ATGAAGATGCAACGCCGTGAAGTGCTTGGAGTGCTCACCGCCGCCGCCGGATCAGCATTGCTGCCGGGTTCTTTTGCGGTCGCGGAGCCAACGGCCACAACGAAAGCTCCGGCGAAGGAAAGCGTGACTGGTATCGGCGGTTTCTTCTTTCGCGCGCATGATCCGAAAGCCCTGGCGCAGTGGTATCAGGACCACCTCGGCATTTTTGTAACTCCGCAGAGCAAAGACGATCCTGTGTGGAATCAGCAGGCCGGACCGACGAGTTTTACACCCTTTTCCGAGAAGACTAAATACTTTGGCGACGACACCAAGCAGTGGATGATCAACTTTCGCGTGGGCGATCTGGATAAGATGGCCGCACAGCTTGAGGCCGCAGGCATCGCGGTGAAGGTGGACCCTATGGCTTATCCATACGGCCGCTTCGCACGCTTGCATGATCCGGAAGGCAATGCAATCGAGCTGTGGCAGCCGTTGAATGCGGCCAACGCGAAGTGA
- a CDS encoding methyl-accepting chemotaxis protein yields the protein MKLESKLGLSTGFLIIAMFLSAYTAHVRIEEANHLSDVVTTSRLPIIMGSRDVDSHLTRTISSLESYMLFGLDPATSASFREARKQQFEMAEAAVAKLSQDSTHFDLGADSSRLAMLESGLARLKPLEEKVEALNETKTSQGTAQAYDTLQNQILPLERSLFTTVTDLAQSQMSQTNEELVQLRRANRSTLLTLWLATIFGAIVGGLISTFLARRITKGVDLVAERANAIAAGDLTGDALDLKSQDQIGSLATAMQQMQTSLSSIIGTVVHTSGSLTGSAASMRTASDQIHRRIDQQSQQTQQAATAMQEMSASIAEVSRHTQSAAETARNAAETARDGGTIVKEVLGNMHSIATAVRDTSSTVTLLGDDSRRISQIVTVIDEIARKTNLLALNAAIEAARAGDQGRGFAVVAGEVRRLAESTAQATGEIASMIQGIQDRTRTAIASMESGTETVQQGVVTTTQAGEALEKIIGMAERVDRMIAQIAIAASQQAAAADQSSASLDSIHSLSHENLTEMATTAAGIESLRSTAVALEQQVDRFRLQSPADSRLMRSPKTSEMHPAATFQPA from the coding sequence ATGAAACTTGAATCCAAGCTCGGCCTCAGCACCGGCTTTCTCATCATCGCCATGTTCCTCAGCGCCTATACGGCGCATGTCCGTATCGAAGAGGCCAACCACCTCTCCGATGTCGTCACCACCAGCCGCCTTCCCATCATCATGGGTAGCCGCGATGTCGACTCACACCTCACCCGCACCATCAGCAGCCTTGAGTCCTACATGCTCTTCGGCCTCGACCCAGCTACCTCAGCCAGCTTCCGCGAGGCGCGCAAGCAGCAGTTTGAGATGGCCGAAGCAGCCGTAGCCAAGCTTAGCCAGGACAGCACCCACTTCGATCTCGGTGCCGACTCCTCGCGCCTCGCCATGCTGGAATCCGGGCTGGCAAGGCTCAAGCCGCTCGAAGAAAAAGTCGAAGCGCTCAACGAGACCAAGACCTCGCAGGGCACCGCGCAGGCTTATGACACGCTGCAGAACCAGATTCTGCCGCTCGAAAGATCGTTATTCACCACGGTGACCGACCTGGCCCAGTCGCAGATGTCGCAGACCAACGAAGAGCTTGTTCAACTGCGCCGCGCCAACCGCTCCACGCTGCTGACGCTCTGGCTGGCGACCATCTTCGGCGCGATCGTCGGCGGCCTCATCTCCACGTTCCTTGCACGCCGCATTACCAAAGGCGTCGACCTCGTCGCCGAACGCGCCAACGCCATTGCTGCCGGTGACCTTACCGGTGACGCGCTCGACTTGAAGAGTCAGGACCAAATCGGCTCGCTCGCCACCGCCATGCAGCAGATGCAGACCAGCCTCAGCAGCATCATCGGCACCGTGGTCCATACCTCCGGCTCGCTTACTGGCAGCGCGGCTTCCATGCGCACGGCCAGCGACCAGATCCACCGCCGCATCGACCAGCAGAGCCAGCAGACACAACAGGCTGCAACCGCAATGCAGGAGATGTCCGCCTCGATCGCCGAGGTCTCGCGGCATACACAATCCGCCGCCGAGACCGCACGCAACGCTGCCGAGACCGCACGCGACGGTGGCACCATCGTCAAAGAAGTGCTGGGCAACATGCACTCCATCGCTACCGCCGTCAGGGATACCTCATCCACGGTAACGCTCCTCGGCGACGATTCCCGGCGCATCAGCCAGATCGTCACCGTCATCGACGAGATTGCCCGCAAGACCAACCTGCTTGCCCTCAACGCAGCCATCGAAGCCGCACGCGCCGGAGATCAGGGTCGTGGCTTCGCCGTGGTCGCCGGAGAGGTCCGCCGCCTCGCCGAGAGTACCGCGCAGGCTACCGGCGAGATTGCCAGCATGATTCAGGGCATTCAAGACCGCACCCGCACCGCGATTGCCAGCATGGAGAGCGGCACGGAGACGGTGCAGCAAGGCGTCGTCACCACCACGCAGGCTGGAGAGGCGCTCGAAAAAATCATCGGCATGGCAGAGCGCGTCGACCGCATGATCGCGCAGATCGCCATCGCAGCCTCGCAACAGGCTGCCGCAGCGGACCAGTCAAGCGCAAGCCTCGACTCCATCCACTCGCTCAGCCACGAGAACCTTACCGAGATGGCAACCACGGCAGCGGGCATCGAATCGCTGCGCAGCACCGCTGTCGCACTCGAGCAACAGGTCGACCGCTTCCGGCTTCAGTCTCCCGCAGACTCGCGGCTGATGCGCTCCCCCAAAACGTCGGAGATGCATCCCGCCGCCACTTTCCAACCCGCATAA
- a CDS encoding amidohydrolase family protein, whose translation MKAFRWLTVLTVTLFLAPFLIAQNTGAPTPQPPSVLFHNVHIFDGVKDNIWGPADVLVQGNTIAKISTTPITPDSETKVIDGTGRTLMPGLIDAHAHIMLAAMPMQAALTADIGYINLVAAKEAQATLLRGFTSLRDMGGPSFGLKRAIDQGFYPGPRIYPSGAMISQTGGHGDFRMPYEVPSTIGGPLSHIELEGVAMIADGPDQVLKRTREQLMLGASQIKLMAGGGVASLYDPLDAVQYTPEEIHAAVEAANNWNTYVAVHAYTPAAIQMAVGAGVKCIEHGQLADEATAKLMAEKGIWWSLQPFLDDEDANKQVNPDSRAKQLEVSNGTENAYRLAKKYKIKTAWGTDTLFSATGALNQNRQLTKLTRWYTPAEVLQMATHDNAELLALSGPRNPYPGKLGVVQEGALADLLLVQGDPVANIKLIETPETSFVVIMKNGKIYKDLLQ comes from the coding sequence ATGAAAGCCTTTCGCTGGCTCACAGTCCTCACGGTCACTCTCTTCCTCGCTCCATTCCTGATTGCCCAGAACACCGGCGCCCCCACACCACAGCCCCCCTCTGTTCTCTTTCACAACGTCCATATCTTCGACGGTGTCAAAGACAACATCTGGGGACCCGCCGATGTTCTCGTTCAGGGAAACACCATCGCAAAGATCTCCACTACGCCGATAACTCCCGATTCAGAGACAAAGGTGATTGATGGGACCGGACGCACCCTGATGCCCGGCCTCATCGACGCCCACGCCCACATCATGTTAGCCGCGATGCCCATGCAGGCCGCCCTCACCGCCGACATCGGCTATATCAATCTCGTCGCTGCCAAAGAGGCGCAGGCCACCCTCCTGCGCGGCTTCACCTCCCTCCGCGACATGGGCGGCCCCTCCTTCGGCCTCAAGCGTGCCATCGACCAAGGCTTCTATCCCGGCCCGCGTATCTATCCCTCCGGCGCCATGATCTCCCAGACCGGCGGACACGGCGACTTCCGCATGCCCTACGAGGTTCCCTCCACCATCGGCGGTCCGCTCAGTCATATCGAGCTGGAAGGCGTCGCGATGATCGCCGACGGGCCCGATCAGGTGCTCAAGCGCACCAGGGAGCAGCTCATGCTCGGGGCAAGTCAGATCAAGCTCATGGCCGGGGGCGGCGTCGCCTCTCTCTATGACCCCCTGGACGCGGTGCAATACACCCCGGAAGAGATCCATGCCGCCGTCGAAGCCGCAAATAACTGGAACACCTACGTCGCCGTCCATGCCTATACGCCTGCGGCTATCCAGATGGCCGTTGGTGCCGGAGTCAAATGCATCGAGCACGGTCAGCTCGCCGATGAAGCCACCGCAAAGCTCATGGCCGAAAAAGGAATCTGGTGGAGCCTCCAGCCCTTCCTCGACGATGAAGACGCCAACAAACAGGTCAACCCCGACTCGCGCGCCAAACAGCTCGAGGTCAGCAACGGCACAGAAAATGCATACCGCCTGGCAAAAAAATACAAGATAAAGACCGCCTGGGGCACAGACACCTTGTTCTCCGCCACCGGCGCCCTCAATCAGAACCGGCAGCTCACCAAACTCACCCGCTGGTACACACCGGCCGAGGTCCTCCAAATGGCCACGCACGACAACGCTGAGTTGCTCGCGCTCTCCGGTCCGCGTAATCCCTACCCCGGCAAATTAGGCGTGGTTCAGGAAGGCGCGCTCGCCGACCTGCTCCTCGTTCAGGGAGATCCGGTTGCGAACATCAAGTTGATCGAGACGCCAGAAACCAGTTTCGTCGTGATTATGAAGAACGGAAAGATCTACAAGGACCTTCTGCAATAG
- a CDS encoding ATP-binding protein, which yields MTQTAGFPTTFNDFLGNSSAIEHLRTAMAAGRLPHSLILAGPSGAGKYTLALMLAMAVECERQPRDLWSNGQSLASFCGVCHNCTRIASAANLEEEVDKAVAAREELRDADKKDTRVLVQPHPDVLIIPPDPPQLLIKLGQVRSVIQRSHYLPSEAPRKIFILTAASFMKEAANSLLKVLEEPPETVHIIILAENPGELLPTIRSRCATVRLGALPVEEIEMLLADRRPDVPAKQRTLIARLAQGAAGKALGFDLAAYTAARADALLLLRNAASEPDHTALFKMTETYRAGAEGQHKTTALLRSLSLLLEDLLLLGAGTPELIRNTDLRPELDRLSQTLSFQWIEGAARGLDQVYSGLRRNLLRSLSLDAFAGQLALSAR from the coding sequence ATGACGCAGACCGCAGGCTTCCCCACCACCTTCAACGACTTCCTCGGCAACTCCAGTGCCATCGAGCACCTGCGCACCGCCATGGCCGCCGGTCGCCTGCCGCACTCGCTCATCCTCGCCGGACCCAGCGGAGCCGGAAAGTACACCCTCGCCCTCATGCTGGCCATGGCGGTCGAGTGCGAGCGCCAGCCCCGCGACCTCTGGTCCAACGGCCAGTCCCTCGCCAGCTTCTGCGGAGTCTGCCACAACTGCACCCGCATCGCCTCTGCCGCCAACCTCGAAGAAGAGGTCGATAAAGCCGTAGCCGCCCGCGAAGAACTCCGCGACGCCGACAAAAAAGATACCCGCGTCCTAGTCCAGCCTCATCCCGACGTTCTCATCATCCCTCCCGACCCGCCGCAGCTCCTCATCAAACTCGGACAGGTCCGCTCCGTTATCCAGCGCTCGCACTACCTTCCCTCCGAAGCGCCCAGGAAGATCTTCATCCTCACCGCCGCCAGCTTCATGAAAGAAGCGGCCAACTCCCTGCTCAAAGTCCTCGAAGAGCCGCCCGAAACTGTCCACATCATCATTCTGGCCGAAAACCCCGGCGAACTGTTGCCCACCATTCGCTCCCGCTGCGCCACCGTTCGTCTCGGCGCACTGCCAGTCGAAGAGATCGAGATGCTGCTCGCCGACCGTCGCCCCGACGTTCCCGCCAAACAGCGCACTCTCATCGCCCGCCTCGCTCAAGGAGCCGCTGGCAAAGCCCTCGGCTTCGACCTCGCCGCCTACACCGCCGCGCGAGCCGACGCTCTCCTGCTCCTCCGCAACGCCGCCAGCGAGCCCGATCACACCGCTCTCTTCAAGATGACCGAGACCTATCGCGCCGGAGCCGAAGGCCAGCATAAGACCACCGCTCTGCTGCGCTCCCTATCGCTTCTGCTCGAAGACCTTCTCCTGCTCGGAGCCGGAACGCCCGAGCTCATCCGCAACACCGACCTTCGACCCGAACTCGACCGCCTCTCGCAGACCCTCTCCTTCCAGTGGATCGAAGGCGCGGCCCGCGGCCTCGATCAGGTCTACAGCGGCCTCCGCCGCAACCTGCTTCGCTCGCTCTCCCTCGACGCCTTCGCCGGACAACTAGCCCTCTCAGCCCGATGA
- a CDS encoding energy transducer TonB: MAVSFRSSRPLLVVGSLFLCAGAAFAGNVHRAVVTRVAPSYPELARRMHVGGTVVLMVTVQPDGAVLKTKVESGHPLLAAAAEDAVKRWRFEPGPDTSESEIEVNFKSDLQ, encoded by the coding sequence TTGGCAGTCTCATTCCGTTCTTCGCGCCCCCTTCTCGTCGTAGGAAGTCTCTTCCTCTGCGCCGGAGCCGCCTTTGCCGGCAACGTCCATCGAGCCGTTGTTACCCGTGTCGCCCCCAGTTACCCCGAACTCGCGCGCCGCATGCACGTCGGCGGCACCGTCGTTCTTATGGTCACCGTCCAGCCCGACGGTGCCGTTTTGAAGACCAAGGTCGAGTCAGGCCATCCCCTGTTGGCCGCCGCCGCAGAGGACGCAGTCAAGCGCTGGCGCTTCGAGCCCGGCCCCGACACCTCCGAGTCCGAGATCGAAGTCAACTTCAAAAGCGACCTACAGTAG